The following are from one region of the Hydrogenophaga sp. BPS33 genome:
- a CDS encoding NAD(P)/FAD-dependent oxidoreductase, giving the protein MFTRTSLLHSDTQLNQQSYYEASVQRPAPLPRLGASLDVDVVVVGAGFSGLSAALELAQRGLSVVVLEADRIGSGASGRNGGQAIVGYASGMGPFEQQLAAADARRAWDMSLEAIDLIDARIAAHGIHCDRVNGYVYVADSPRKACELHEEMEGLTRRGVAVEWAEGADVSRLIDSPRYRVAGREQRSGHLHPLKYALGLARAAQALGVRIFEQSPVTDLQRGNTLVARTAKGQVKARFGVLAGNCMLPEYGPQVAPEIAPRIMPVGTYIVGTAPLDPALCARLIPGNAAVCDNNFVLDYFRFSADHRMLFGGRVSYTTRTPSRLEAVMRERMGQVFPALAGVPIEYVWGGFVDISMNRAPDFGRLGDNLYYLQGFSGHGVALTGLAGKLVAEAVAGQAGRFDVYAGLQHRRFPGGPLLRTPSLALGMLWHRLRDVL; this is encoded by the coding sequence ATGTTCACACGCACGTCGCTGCTCCATTCCGACACCCAGCTCAACCAGCAGAGCTACTACGAGGCCAGTGTGCAGCGGCCCGCGCCATTGCCGCGACTGGGGGCATCGCTGGACGTGGACGTGGTGGTGGTGGGTGCGGGCTTCTCGGGCCTGAGCGCCGCGCTGGAGCTTGCGCAGCGTGGTCTTTCGGTGGTGGTGCTGGAGGCCGATCGCATCGGCAGCGGCGCGAGCGGGCGCAACGGCGGCCAGGCCATCGTGGGCTACGCCAGCGGCATGGGGCCGTTCGAGCAGCAACTGGCCGCGGCCGATGCGCGGCGCGCGTGGGACATGTCGCTCGAAGCCATCGACCTGATCGACGCGCGCATCGCCGCGCACGGCATTCACTGCGATCGGGTCAATGGCTATGTATACGTGGCCGACTCACCGCGCAAGGCATGTGAATTGCACGAGGAGATGGAAGGCCTGACACGGCGTGGCGTGGCGGTGGAGTGGGCCGAGGGCGCCGACGTGTCCCGGCTCATCGACAGCCCGCGTTACCGGGTGGCCGGCCGCGAACAACGTTCCGGACACCTGCACCCGTTGAAGTACGCGCTGGGCCTGGCACGGGCCGCGCAGGCATTGGGCGTGCGCATCTTCGAACAATCGCCGGTGACAGATCTGCAACGCGGCAACACACTGGTGGCGCGCACGGCCAAGGGCCAGGTGAAGGCGCGCTTCGGCGTGCTCGCGGGCAACTGCATGCTGCCCGAGTACGGCCCGCAAGTGGCGCCTGAAATCGCCCCGCGCATCATGCCGGTGGGCACCTACATCGTGGGCACCGCGCCGCTCGATCCCGCGCTGTGCGCGCGCCTGATCCCGGGCAACGCGGCGGTGTGCGACAACAACTTCGTGCTCGACTACTTCCGCTTCAGCGCCGACCACCGCATGCTGTTCGGCGGACGGGTGAGCTACACCACGCGCACACCGTCCCGGCTGGAGGCGGTGATGCGCGAACGCATGGGACAGGTGTTCCCCGCGCTGGCCGGTGTGCCGATCGAATATGTGTGGGGTGGCTTCGTCGACATCAGCATGAACCGCGCGCCCGATTTCGGCCGCCTGGGCGACAACCTGTACTACCTGCAGGGCTTCAGCGGCCATGGTGTGGCACTCACGGGGCTGGCGGGCAAGTTGGTAGCCGAAGCGGTGGCCGGGCAAGCGGGTCGCTTCGACGTGTATGCCGGTCTCCAGCACCGCCGATTTCCGGGTGGGCCGCTGCTGCGCACACCCAGCCTGGCGCTGGGCATGTTGTGGCACCGGCTGCGCGACGTGTTGTAA